In Drosophila simulans strain w501 chromosome 3R, Prin_Dsim_3.1, whole genome shotgun sequence, a single window of DNA contains:
- the LOC6729379 gene encoding organic cation transporter-like protein, with product MGYDEAITHLGDFGRYQKIIYFLICLTSIPVAFHKLAGVFLLAKPDFRCALPFENGSSYELPTHLLNLSYPPNERCSYYDVDYTEEYLNGRIPRSSNETKTCSSYVYDQSKYLNSAVTEWNLVCGRDFMAATSDSLFMLGVLLGSIVFGQLSDKYGRKPILFASLVIQVLFGVLAGVAPEYFTYTFARLMVGATTSGVFLVAYVVAMEMVGPDKRLYAGIFVMMFFSVGFMLTAVFAYFVHDWRWLQIALTLPGLIFMFYYWIIPESARWLLSKGRKDCAIANMQKAARFNKVEISDEALSELLDEGENSEEKAKQKLEDQELDEGPPPSVWDLFCYPNLRRKTLLIFLDWLVTSGVYYGLSWNTNNLGGNVLLNFVISGAVEIPAYIFLLLTLNRWGRRSILCGCLVMAGLSLLATVIIPERMHTLMIACAMLGKLAITASYGTVYIFSAEQFPTVVRNVALGAASMVARISGMMAPFLNFLATIWKPLPLLICGSLSLAAGLLSLLLPETHNKPMLETIADGERFGKKTKGDVYLETGQELRAAEAQPLKGSGETNGSTIANGH from the coding sequence ATGGGCTACGACGAGGCCATCACCCATCTGGGCGACTTTGGACGCTACCAGAAGATCATCTACTTCCTCATCTGCCTAACGTCCATTCCAGTTGCCTTCCACAAGCTGGCCGGGGTGTTCCTGCTGGCCAAACCGGACTTCCGGTGCGCACTGCCCTTCGAGAATGGAAGTAGCTACGAGTTGCCCACCCACCTGTTGAACCTATCGTATCCGCCGAATGAAAGGTGCTCCTACTACGATGTGGACTACACGGAGGAGTACCTGAATGGCAGAATTCCACGGAGCAGCAACGAAACCAAGACCTGTTCCAGCTACGTTTACGATCAGAGCAAGTATCTCAATAGTGCCGTGACCGAGTGGAACCTGGTTTGTGGCAGGGATTTCATGGCCGCCACCAGTGATTCGCTCTTCATGCTGGGAGTGCTCCTGGGCAGCATTGTGTTTGGCCAACTGAGCGATAAGTACGGAAGAAAGCCCATCCTCTTCGCCTCGCTGGTCATCCAGGTGCTGTTCGGCGTTCTGGCTGGAGTGGCTCCGGAATATTTCACCTACACGTTCGCCCGGCTGATGGTGGGTGCCACCACTTCCGGAGTTTTCCTGGTGGCCTATGTGGTGGCCATGGAAATGGTGGGTCCGGACAAGCGCCTTTACGCCGGCATCTTCGTCATGATGTTCTTCTCCGTGGGATTCATGCTGACGGCGGTCTTCGCCTACTTCGTCCACGACTGGCGCTGGCTGCAGATTGCTCTAACGCTGCCCGGACTCATCTTCATGTTCTACTACTGGATCATTCCGGAATCTGCCCGCTGGCTGCTCTCGAAGGGACGTAAGGATTGCGCCATTGCCAACATGCAGAAGGCGGCGCGATTCAACAAGGTGGAGATCAGCGATGAGGCTTTGAGTGAGCTGCTCGATGAGGGAGAAAACTCCGAGGAGAAGGCCAAGCAGAAGCTGGAGGATCAGGAGCTGGATGAGGGACCACCGCCCTCCGTGTGGGATCTCTTCTGCTACCCCAATCTCCGGCGCAAGACGCTGCTCATCTTCCTGGACTGGCTGGTGACCAGCGGCGTGTACTATGGTCTCTCCTGGAACACCAACAACCTGGGTGGCAATGTGCTGCTGAACTTCGTCATCTCGGGAGCCGTGGAGATCCCCGCCTATATATTCCTTCTGCTGACCTTGAACCGCTGGGGCCGGCGATCTATCCTGTGTGGCTGCCTGGTGATGGCGGGTCTCAGTCTCCTGGCCACGGTCATCATTCCGGAGCGAATGCACACCCTCATGATTGCGTGCGCCATGCTGGGCAAGCTGGCCATCACGGCGTCGTATGGAACCGTTTACATATTCTCCGCCGAGCAGTTCCCAACCGTGGTGAGAAATGTGGCTCTGGGCGCCGCCTCCATGGTGGCCCGTATCAGTGGCATGATGGCACCGTTCCTCAATTTCTTGGCCACCATTTGGAAGCCTCTGCCGTTGCTCATCTGCGGATCGCTGTCCTTGGCAGCCGGATTGCTCTCCCTCCTGCTGCCGGAGACGCACAACAAGCCCATGCTGGAGACCATTGCGGATGGCGAGCGCTTCGGCAAGAAGACCAAGGGAGATGTCTACCTGGAAACGGGCCAAGAACTGAGAGCAGCAGAGGCGCAGCCACTCAAGGGATCAGGCGAGACGAATGGATCAACCATAGCCAATGGCCACTAG
- the LOC27206481 gene encoding organic cation transporter protein has product MGYDDVITHLGEFGPYQKRIYYLLCLPAIVCAFHKLAGVFLLAKPDFRCALPYENGSTYELSPHLWNLSYPPNERCSYYDVDYTEEYLNGSIPRSSNETKTCSSYVYDRSKYLNSAVTEWDMVCSRSLLSATSDSLFMLGVLLGSFIFGQMSDKLGRKPTFFASLVLQLIFGVLAGVAPEYFSYTISRLIVGATTSGVFLVAYVIALEMVGSSYRLFAGVAMQMFFSVGFMLTAGFAYFIHDWRWLQIALTLPGLLFLCYYWIVPESARWLLMKGRKDEAFVIIEKAAKENKVEVPNEIYEQLVDEVAEKKKQDEMAASQPAATVFDLLRYPNLRRKTLLIFFDWFVNSGVYYGLSWNTNNLGGNQLVNFMISGGVEIPGYVLLLFTLNRWGRRSILCGTMMVAGVSLLATIFVPSDMNWLIIACAMIGKLAITSSYGTIYIFSAEQFPTVVRNVGLGASSMVARVGGILAPYLKLLGEIWRPLPLIICGALSLTAGLLSLLLPETLNKPMPETIEDGENFGKKPAPQETAEEGGTQELSGMLNGKSS; this is encoded by the coding sequence ATGGGCTACGACGACGTCATCACCCACCTGGGTGAATTCGGACCGTATCAAAAGCGCATCTACTACCTTCTCTGCCTGCCGGCCATCGTCTGTGCCTTCCACAAGCTGGCCGGCGTGTTCCTGCTGGCCAAACCCGACTTCCGATGTGCCCTGCCATACGAAAATGGCAGTACCTATGAACTATCGCCCCACCTGTGGAACCTGTCGTATCCGCCGAATGAGAGGTGCTCCTACTACGATGTGGATTATACGGAGGAATACCTGAATGGCAGCATTCCACGGAGCAGCAACGAAACCAAGACCTGTTCCAGCTACGTTTACGATCGGAGCAAGTATCTCAATAGTGCCGTGACCGAGTGGGACATGGTCTGCAGTCGAAGCCTGCTGAGTGCCACCAGTGATTCGCTCTTCATGCTGGGCGTGCTCCTGGGCAGCTTCATCTTTGGCCAGATGTCCGACAAGCTGGGACGCAAGCCCACCTTCTTCGCCTCGCTGGTGCTTCAGCTAATCTTCGGCGTTTTGGCTGGCGTGGCACCCGAGTACTTTAGCTACACGATTTCCCGTTTGATTGTGGGCGCCACCACTTCGGGAGTCTTCCTGGTTGCCTATGTCATTGCCCTGGAGATGGTGGGCTCCTCGTATCGCCTCTTTGCCGGCGTGGCCATGCAGATGTTCTTCTCCGTGGGCTTTATGCTCACTGCTGGCTTTGCCTACTTCATCCACGACTGGCGTTGGCTCCAGATTGCTCTAACCTTGCCGGGACTTCTCTTCCTCTGCTACTACTGGATCGTTCCGGAGTCTGCCCGTTGGCTCTTGATGAAGGGTCGCAAGGATGAGGCCTTTGTGATCATCGAGAAGGCGGCCAAGGAGAACAAGGTGGAGGTGCCCAACGAAATCTACGAGCAGCTGGTGGACGAGGTGGCCGAAAAGAAGAAGCAGGACGAGATGGCGGCCTCCCAACCAGCGGCCACTGTGTTCGATCTCCTGCGCTATCCCAATCTTCGACGGAAAACCCTGCTCATCTTCTTCGATTGGTTCGTGAACAGTGGCGTTTACTACGGCCTGTCGTGGAACACCAACAATCTGGGTGGAAACCAATTGGTTAACTTTATGATCTCTGGTGGCGTGGAAATTCCCGGCTATGTGCTGCTCCTCTTCACTTTGAACCGTTGGGGTCGTCGCTCCATCCTGTGCGGCACCATGATGGTGGCCGGAGTTAGTCTTCTGGCCACCATCTTCGTGCCGAGCGACATGAATTGGCTGATCATTGCCTGCGCCATGATAGGAAAGCTGGCCATTACTTCGTCGTATGGAACCATCTACATATTCTCGGCGGAACAGTTCCCGACTGTGGTGCGGAATGTGGGTCTGGGAGCCTCCTCCATGGTGGCTCGAGTGGGTGGCATTCTGGCACCCTACCTAAAACTGCTGGGCGAGATCTGGCGACCGCTTCCGCTGATCATCTGCGGAGCACTGTCGCTCACCGCTGGCCTGCTGTCCCTGCTCCTGCCGGAGACCCTTAACAAACCCATGCCGGAGACCATCGAGGATGGGGAGAACTTCGGCAAGAAGCCGGCGCCGCAAGAAACCGCCGAGGAGGGCGGCACCCAGGAGCTGTCCGGGATGCTCAACGGAAAGTCGAGCTAA
- the LOC6729381 gene encoding uncharacterized protein LOC6729381: MDLPFGTQTPELDVLIVGGGLSGLSSALKILALESTLKVRMIEASDGLGGLMGQNSTRLVDAAQQDMLALLTLIHLSPRRRRSISGRLRRCWDLDRGLTALPAKFELGRYIEMLDLRMPKFRSKRFNLRERVSNMEQHICHHLFFSKSRNFMLNLVQLVCGVPANEVDYDVFMSVCSSCGGLKMLIDFYFTYPTSFDEISTQMLIENILEQLQFIKIILNCRAVRLEHFKNYVQVTDDQGNKHTAQAAILAIPWNKVQKLQFEPRIPKVFLPRTTSRSGQKQRQVISQFQLRYGKSVWTDLGYSGNFLSSQPLVSGHECRMSSFCGYVLHSPEDQDEVLQDVVDLLAEHFGEEMRQPLECQCFTDELNVAQHKPQTKPWHRVIWSSSSAVGTSYRSLMGGAVQSGFRAAVNAVFVVRPQVVSWKDMLVDRPKNGQDVVSAGRIRGLLSRLNLYNVTFYSFFVIGLIWLLNLGYARSI; this comes from the exons ATGGATTTGCCCTTCGGCACACAGACCCCCGAACTAGATGTACTGATTGTGGGCGGGGGCCTTTCGGGCCTGTCCTCTGCCCTGAAAATCCTGGCCTTGGAGAGCACCCTGAAGGTGAGGATGATTGAGGCTAGCGATGGCTTGGGCGGCCTGATGGGCCAGAACAGCACCCGACTGGTGGATGCAGCACAGCAGGACATGCTGGCCCTCCTCACCCTCATTCACTTGTCAccgcggcggcggcggagcaTCAGTGGCAGACTTCGGAGATGCTGGGATCTGGATCGTGGACTCACAGCTCTGCCGGCAAAATTCGAACTAGGACGATACATCGAGATGCTGGACTTGCGGATGCCCAAGTTTCGCTCGAAACGATTCAA TCTTCGGGAACGAGTGTCCAACATGGAACAGCACATTTGCCACCATTTGTTCTTCAGCAAGTCGAGGAACTTCATGTTGAACCTGGTGCAGCTGGTCTGCGGTGTTCCTGCCAATGAGGTGGACTACGATGTCTTTATGTCCGTCTGCAGCTCCTGTGGAGGTCTCAAAATGCTGATTGACTT CTACTTCACCTACCCCACAAGCTTCGATGAGATATCCACTCAGATGCTGATAGAGAACAttttggagcagctgcagttcATCAAGATTATCCTAAACTGCAGAGCCGTCAGATTGGAGCACTTTAAGAACTATGTCCAGGTGACGGATGATCAGGGTAACAAGCACACGGCTCAGGCTGCGATCCTGGCCATTCCCTGGAACAAGGTGCAGAAGTTGCAGTTCGAGCCGCGCATACCAAAGGTCTTCCTCCCAAGGACGACATCCAgatctggccaaaagcaacgcCAGGTGATCAGCCAGTTTCAGTTGCGATACGGGAAGTCCGTTTGGACGGATCTCGGTTACTCCGGCAACTTTCTCAGCTCCCAGCCGCTGGTCAGTGGTCACGAGTGTCGGATGTCCAGCTTTTGCGGCTACGTGCTGCACTCGCCGGAGGATCAGGACGAAGTGCTGCAAGATGTCGTCGATCTGCTGGCCGAACACTTCGGCGAGGAGATGCGCCAGCCACTGGAGTGCCAGTGCTTCACGGACGAGCTGAATGTGGCGCAGCACAAGCCGCAGACCAAGCCCTGGCATCGGGTCATTTGGTCCAGTTCCTCTGCCGTGGGCACCAGCTATCGCAGCCTGATGGGCGGTGCGGTGCAGAGTGGCTTCCGGGCGGCGGTGAATGCCGTCTTTGTGGTGCGACCCCAGGTGGTCAGCTGGAAGGACATGCTTGTCGATCGGCCAAAGAATGGCCAGGATGTTGTCTCCGCCGGCAGAATCAGGGGACTCCTCAGTCGCCTCAATCTCTACAATGTCACCTTCTACAGCTTCTTTGTGATCGGACTCATCTGGTTGCTGAACCTGGGTTATGCCAGGTCAATCTAG
- the LOC6729382 gene encoding organic cation transporter protein, with protein sequence MTQSKENPEKNRELISEESMKDLLTKQLEVVGSGGAFVWAIFFLCVTPNILNGFHVSSYTLLGHLPDDQWCGIPELQDTNWTHAQKREIAGKGLDSGGCTVWDWNYGHLAKMSYEAALNYTGHLSQISPPAEVSCRVKGQHEFAHPETTFVADWDLTCDRSIQRTSAQVSISLGKFCGSFSFGILADKFGRKTSFTLGAAFFIVGSFFCTFSPWYSLFLAGRFALGAASSGLFYPAFTMIVENICLKHRSWMSIAFSASYPVGMIILAILGYVIQPWRHLQLALTIPSLLLILNCYLMSESPRWLISNQRYDRVYKILFRQPSHYQIQPAVAAPSQVASDKKSLEPEEGFSFGQKLKNGPLKSIIELYANSKVRRMIFASYFMFCVTSLSYYVTALNAANLSVSRYLYIIGTGLVDIPSYLVPVIMLRFTGRRLTTMFLFLWTGVSLLLVLAVPAGSTTWIVAFAMLGRFGISATYSVVTLYTAELYPTQIRNSALGTCSTFAHVGSISAPYVVDVLGALGWYIPTTICGCCVLVAGLLTLTLPETGTGKLSDKVESSASSTPTEPAEKQ encoded by the exons ATGACTCAATCCAAGGAGAATCCGGAGAAGAATCGCGAGCTGATCAGCGAGGAAAGCATGAAGGATCTGCTCACCAAGCAGCTGGAAGTGGTGGGCAGTGGCGGGGCATTTGTGTG GGCGATCTTCTTCCTGTGTGTCACCCCCAATATACTGAATGGATTCCATGTGTCATCCTACACGCTGCTGGGCCACCTGCCCGATGACCAGTGGTGCGGCATTCCGGAGCTGCAGGACACCAACTGGACACACGCCCAGAAGCGTGAGATTGCCGGCAAGGGATTGGATTCGGGCGGTTGCACCGTGTGGGACTGGAACTATGGCCACCTGGCCAAGATGTCCTACGAGGCGGCCCTGAACTACACCGGCCATCTGTCGCAGATTTCCCCGCCGGCTGAGGTGTCATGCCGTGTGAAGGGGCAACATGAGTTCGCCCATCCGGAGACCACCTTCGTTGCGGACTGGGATCTCACCTGCGACCGGAGCATCCAGCGTACCTCCGCCCAGGTTTCCATATCGCTGGGCAAGTTCTGCGGATCCTTCTCCTTTGGTATCCTGGCTGACAA ATTTGGTCGCAAAACCTCATTCACCCTGGGCGCAGCCTTCTTTATTGTGGGCAGTTTCTTCTGTACCTTCTCGCCCTGGTACAGCCTCTTCCTGGCAGGACGTTTCGCACTAGGAGCAGCCTCCTCTGGTCTGTTCTATCCAGCATTTACCATGA TCGTGGAGAACATCTGCTTGAAGCATCGTTCCTGGATGTCTATTGCCTTCTCAGCCTCCTATCCGGTGGGCATGATCATCCTGGCCATTCTTGGCTACGTCATCCAACCGTGGAGGCATCTGCAACTGGCTCTCACCATTCCCTCGCTGCTGCTCATTCTAAACTGCTA CCTGATGAGTGAGTCACCCCGCTGGCTGATCTCGAATCAAAGATATGATCGCGTCTACAAGATTCTCTTCAGACAGCCCAGCCACTACCAAATTCAGCCCGCCGTTGCAGCCCCATCTCAAGTCGCCAGCGATAAGAAGTCG CTGGAGCCCGAAGAGGGATTCTCCTTTGGTCAGAAACTGAAGAATGGTCCCCTGAAGTCCATCATCGAGCTGTATGCCAACTCCAAGGTGCGCAGGATGATCTTTGCCTCGTATTTCATGTTCTGCGTCACTTCGCTGAGTTACTATGTGACGG CTCTCAATGCCGCCAACCTGTCGGTGTCCAGATACCTCTACATCATAGGCACCGGTCTGGTGGATATACCCTCCTATCTCGTCCCTGTGATAATGCTGCGCTTCACGGGCCGTCGCCTCACCACCATGTTCCTGTTCCTATGGACCGGCGTGTCCTTGCTACTGGTCCTTGCTGTTCCCGCCGGCAGCACCACCTGGATCGTGGCCTTCGCTATGCTGGGTCGCTTTGGCATTAGCGCCACCTACTCCGTGGTCACGCTCTACACAGCTGAGCTGTATCCCACCCAGATAAGAAACTCGGCATTGGGAACCTGCTCCACCTTCGCCCATGTGGGCTCCATTTCGGCACCGTATGTGGTCGATGTCCTTGGAGCTCTGGGCTGGTACATTCCAACAACGATTTGCGGCTGCTGCGTTCTAGTAGCTGGCCTACTGACTCTCACACTTCCGGAAACGGGAACGGGAAAGCTGTCCGACAAAGTTGAGAGCAGTGCGTCCTCCACTCCGACGGAGCCGGCCGAGAAACAGTGA
- the LOC6729383 gene encoding elastase-1 isoform X1, which yields MPVSFQSPTMKAALDLSPWSWFYWLLHSFFIISVLESCHAVPIVGGRIVSTVGSSTSKYPFMVSLEDVITGNTTSGVSYQHFCGGSLISDRWILSAAHCVWRKNIHNIAAFIGYENIENIGQLEPYGLESVEYIYFQPSNFRNDIALLYMKRRYWSDFGNGLQYAQLPPHGMKPDQNESCRIIGYGATHHAGPCQKKLFEAEVRVIDNQKCRDIIGHIWAPQNGANTVCALGNNQDSCQGDSGGPLICPYGGKDYIYGLVSHGLTCGIPGMPSIYTVTRPYYDWVQLLMQS from the exons ATGCCAGTGTCTTTTCAAAGCCCAACTATGAAGGCTGCTTTAGATCTCAGCCCGTGGAGTTGGTTTTACTGGCTTCTTCATAGTTTCTTCATTATTTCTGTGCTTGAATCCTGTCACGCGGTGCCCATTGTCGGAGGTCGGATCGTGTCAACCGTGGGCA GCAGCACAAGTAAATATCCGTTCATGGTCTCATTGGAAGATGTAATCACGGGAAATACCACAAGTGGAGTTTCTTATCAACACTTTTGCGGTGGCAGCCTAATAAGCGATCGTTGGATTCTATCCGCAGCTCACTGCGTTTGGAGGAA AAACATTCACAACATTGCTGCCTTTATTGGCTATGAGAATATTGAAAACATTGGGCAGCTGGAGCCATATGGTCTGGAGAGCGTCGAGTATATTTACTTCCAACC ATCCAACTTTCGGAATGATATAGCTCTGCTTTATATGAAACGTCGATACTGGAGTGATTTCGGCAATGGCTTACAATACGCTCAACTTCCGCCACATGGCATGAAACCGGACCAAAATG AATCCTGTCGCATTATTGGCTATGGAGCAACCCATCACGCTGGACCATGTCAGAAGAAACTTTTCGAGGCGGAAGTTCGCGTGATTGATAATCAAAAGTGCCGCGATATTATAGGACACATCTGGGCGCCACAAAACGGGGCCAATACGGTGTGTGCCCTGGGCAACAATCAGGACTCCTGTCAGGGAGATTCAGG CGGTCCGCTAATCTGTCCATATGGCGGCAAGGACTATATCTACGGCCTGGTGTCCCACGGACTCACTTGCGGCATCCCAGGCATGCCAAGCATCTATACAGTGACCAGGCCCTACTACGATTGGGTCCAACTACTGATGCAGTCCTAG
- the LOC6729383 gene encoding elastase-1 isoform X2 yields MPVSFQSPTMKAALDLSPWSWFYWLLHSFFIISVLESCHAVPIVGGRIVSTVGSTSKYPFMVSLEDVITGNTTSGVSYQHFCGGSLISDRWILSAAHCVWRKNIHNIAAFIGYENIENIGQLEPYGLESVEYIYFQPSNFRNDIALLYMKRRYWSDFGNGLQYAQLPPHGMKPDQNESCRIIGYGATHHAGPCQKKLFEAEVRVIDNQKCRDIIGHIWAPQNGANTVCALGNNQDSCQGDSGGPLICPYGGKDYIYGLVSHGLTCGIPGMPSIYTVTRPYYDWVQLLMQS; encoded by the exons ATGCCAGTGTCTTTTCAAAGCCCAACTATGAAGGCTGCTTTAGATCTCAGCCCGTGGAGTTGGTTTTACTGGCTTCTTCATAGTTTCTTCATTATTTCTGTGCTTGAATCCTGTCACGCGGTGCCCATTGTCGGAGGTCGGATCGTGTCAACCGTGG GCAGCACAAGTAAATATCCGTTCATGGTCTCATTGGAAGATGTAATCACGGGAAATACCACAAGTGGAGTTTCTTATCAACACTTTTGCGGTGGCAGCCTAATAAGCGATCGTTGGATTCTATCCGCAGCTCACTGCGTTTGGAGGAA AAACATTCACAACATTGCTGCCTTTATTGGCTATGAGAATATTGAAAACATTGGGCAGCTGGAGCCATATGGTCTGGAGAGCGTCGAGTATATTTACTTCCAACC ATCCAACTTTCGGAATGATATAGCTCTGCTTTATATGAAACGTCGATACTGGAGTGATTTCGGCAATGGCTTACAATACGCTCAACTTCCGCCACATGGCATGAAACCGGACCAAAATG AATCCTGTCGCATTATTGGCTATGGAGCAACCCATCACGCTGGACCATGTCAGAAGAAACTTTTCGAGGCGGAAGTTCGCGTGATTGATAATCAAAAGTGCCGCGATATTATAGGACACATCTGGGCGCCACAAAACGGGGCCAATACGGTGTGTGCCCTGGGCAACAATCAGGACTCCTGTCAGGGAGATTCAGG CGGTCCGCTAATCTGTCCATATGGCGGCAAGGACTATATCTACGGCCTGGTGTCCCACGGACTCACTTGCGGCATCCCAGGCATGCCAAGCATCTATACAGTGACCAGGCCCTACTACGATTGGGTCCAACTACTGATGCAGTCCTAG
- the LOC6729384 gene encoding uridine-cytidine kinase isoform X1: MQDLRNADTLRLPNGDGAAANDEVKSPFLIGVAGGTASGKSTVCKKIMEQLGQAEMDHTQRQVVSISQDSFYRELTPAEKAKAQKGLFNFDHPDAFNEELMYSTLQNILKGHKVEIPSYDYRTNSLDFENVLVIYPADVVLFEGILVFYFPKIRELFHMKLFVDTDSDTRLARRVPRDINERGRDLDAVLTQYMTFVKPAFEEFCSPTKKFADVIIPRGADNTVAIDLIVQHIRDFLNNRSRHGSTGNMALYMNLDLNATGAGFAGPDGSNLGTYNAIRRFSTICKELNMQGNYFFETNKNLPYH; this comes from the exons ATGCAAGATTTGAGGAACGCCGACACGCTGCGCCTGCCAAATGGCGACGGAGCAGCAGCCAACGACGAGGTGAAGTCGCCGTTTCTGATCGGCGTGGCCGGCGGAACGGCCAGCGGCAAGTCCACCGTGTGCAAAAAGATCATGGAGCAACTTGGGCAGGCGGAAATGGATCACACGCAGCGCCAGGTGGTGTCCATCAGCCAGGACAGCTTCTACCGCGAACTGACGCCCGCCGAGAAGGCCAAGGCCCAGAAGGGCCTCTTCAACTTCGATCATCCGGATGCCTTTAATGAGGAGCTTATGTACAGCACGCTTCAGAACATCCTAAAGGGCCATAAAGTGGAGATACCCAGCTACGACTACCGCACCAACTCGCT CGACTTTGAAAACGTTCTGGTTATCTACCCAGCCGATGTGGTCTTGTTCGAGGGCATCTTGGTATTTTATTTCCCCAAGATACGCGAACTGTTCCACATGAAGCTGTTCGTGGACACAGACTCCGATACCAGATTGGCCAGGAGAG TGCCACGTGATATCAATGAGCGTGGTCGGGACCTGGATGCTGTGCTCACCCAGTATATGACCTTCGTAAAGCCGGCTTTCGAGGAGTTCTGCTCGCCC ACGAAAAAGTTTGCTGACGTTATTATACCACGAGGCGCCGACAACACAG TGGCCATCGATTTGATCGTTCAGCATATCCGGGACTTCTTAAACAATCGATCTCGGCACGGATCAACCGGAAACATGGCTCTCTACATGAATCTGGATTTGAATGCGACGGGTGCCGGTTTCGCGGGCCCAG ATGGAAGTAACCTCGGCACCTACAACGCCATCCGAAGATTCTCCACGATCTGCAAGGAGCTCAACATGCAGGGCAACTATTTCTTTGAGACAAATAAGAACCTGCCGTACCACTAG
- the LOC6729384 gene encoding uridine-cytidine kinase isoform X2: MQDLRNADTLRLPNGDGAAANDEVKSPFLIGVAGGTASGKSTVCKKIMEQLGQAEMDHTQRQVVSISQDSFYRELTPAEKAKAQKGLFNFDHPDAFNEELMYSTLQNILKGHKVEIPSYDYRTNSLDFENVLVIYPADVVLFEGILVFYFPKIRELFHMKLFVDTDSDTRLARRVPRDINERGRDLDAVLTQYMTFVKPAFEEFCSPTKKFADVIIPRGADNTVAIDLIVHHIGEILATTNSAQHSNTVRVAASSMKRDH, encoded by the exons ATGCAAGATTTGAGGAACGCCGACACGCTGCGCCTGCCAAATGGCGACGGAGCAGCAGCCAACGACGAGGTGAAGTCGCCGTTTCTGATCGGCGTGGCCGGCGGAACGGCCAGCGGCAAGTCCACCGTGTGCAAAAAGATCATGGAGCAACTTGGGCAGGCGGAAATGGATCACACGCAGCGCCAGGTGGTGTCCATCAGCCAGGACAGCTTCTACCGCGAACTGACGCCCGCCGAGAAGGCCAAGGCCCAGAAGGGCCTCTTCAACTTCGATCATCCGGATGCCTTTAATGAGGAGCTTATGTACAGCACGCTTCAGAACATCCTAAAGGGCCATAAAGTGGAGATACCCAGCTACGACTACCGCACCAACTCGCT CGACTTTGAAAACGTTCTGGTTATCTACCCAGCCGATGTGGTCTTGTTCGAGGGCATCTTGGTATTTTATTTCCCCAAGATACGCGAACTGTTCCACATGAAGCTGTTCGTGGACACAGACTCCGATACCAGATTGGCCAGGAGAG TGCCACGTGATATCAATGAGCGTGGTCGGGACCTGGATGCTGTGCTCACCCAGTATATGACCTTCGTAAAGCCGGCTTTCGAGGAGTTCTGCTCGCCC ACGAAAAAGTTTGCTGACGTTATTATACCACGAGGCGCCGACAACACAG TTGCCATTGATCTTATTGTACACCATATCGGGGAGATTCTCGCCACTACCAACAGCGCACAGCACAGCAACACAGTCAGGGTAGCGGCGTCTAGCATGAAGCGAGATCACTAA